The Corylus avellana chromosome ca8, CavTom2PMs-1.0 genome has a segment encoding these proteins:
- the LOC132190195 gene encoding DNA mismatch repair protein MLH1-like, whose protein sequence is METHCGDCDAEPLAMENEEEPRPKEPPRIHRLNESVVNRIAAGEVIQRPVSAVKELVENSIDAHSTSISVVVKDGGLKLIQVSDDGHGIRYDDLPILCERHTTSKLSTFEDLQSIKSMGFRGEALASMTYVGHVTVTTITKGQLHGYRVSYRDGVMEHEPKACAAVKGTQIMVENLFYNMIARRKTLQNSADDYSKIVDLLSRFAVHHIHVGFSCRKHGASRADVHTVATSSRLDAI, encoded by the exons ATGGAAACCCATTGTGGCGATTGCGACGCTGAGCCTCTCGCGATGGAAAACGAAGAAGAGCCACGGCCAAAAGAGCCTCCCAGAATCCACCGCCTGAACGAGTCAGTGGTCAACCGCATCGCGGCCGGGGAGGTGATCCAACGGCCAGTATCCGCCGTCAAGGAGCTGGTGGAGAACAGCATCGACGCCCATTCCACCTCCATAAGCGTCGTCGTCAAGGACGGCGGCCTTAAACTCATTCAAGTCTCTGACGACGGCCACGGCATACGA TACGATGACTTGCCAATCCTATGCGAAAGGCACACGACGTCAAAGCTGTCAACTTTTGAGGATTTACAATCGATAAAGTCAATGGGGTTCAGAGGAGAGGCTTTGGCAAGCATGACCTACGTTGGTCATGTTACGGTCACAACCATCACCAAAGGGCAGTTGCATGGTTACAG AGTATCTTATAGAGATGGTGTCATGGAGCATGAACCGAAAGCGTGCGCTGCCGTAAAAGGAACTCAGATAATG GTTGAGAATCTATTCTATAACATGATTGCTCGGAGGAAGACACTTCAAAATTCTGCTGATGATTATTCAAAGATTGTAGACTTGCTAAGCCGGTTTGCTGTTCATCACATACATGTGGGATTCTCATGCCGAAAG CATGGAGCTTCCAGAGCAGATGTCCACACAGTTGCTACATCATCAAGGCTTGATGCTATTTGA